ACGAGctaaaaacataaaattctATGGAATGTTAttatacaataaatattattaattctgtaaataaatttgaactataaatttacaagcaattaagtatttctctgttttaaaacttcaaaaaaagaaaataataataataataataatagtaataataacaaactttattgagcactctttcatacaaacttgaatcttacatgtagctggtaaaaataaataataataataataatgataatgataaaacccaatattattattattttaaacaacAATTACTAAACtgataatgataaaatcaaatgatTAAAGAAATATCAAATCAgttgataaaaacaaaaaatatgatgattaaaaagaaaaatcaaataactaatttaataatacacatgaaaaaattactcgattctgattggctgagagcagtgcagttcaagtgtaacaccagtgcaaaaagtgtaacaccggtgcaaaaagtgtaacaccagtgcaaattacacatcgtaattctggattttgatttgcagaaagacattgggaaagttgtaggccaatgatctcatgtaaacggcaatgaccaaaattttgtacagaaactctgaaaaaatttttctcgaatgcgaaaaaaagggcttcaagaaacatcttccggcactttttccacgcgaattttttcatgtttgtattattaataagtaatcatacggtttttctcgttcaatttggaattaatttgcacttgtgagtttttcaaaaagctgaaattgcactcgccgaagcggctcgtgcaatttcagctttttcaaaaactcactcgtgcaaattaattccaaattgaactcgaaaccgtatgattacctatacaaattacCTATTATCAAGAAATAATGTaaagagaaacgttttgagtttGCTTTTAAAACTACACTGTAGCAACTGAGGAGCAAGAACGAATATCTCAAGGTAACCTATTCCAAAGTCTCAGAGCAGCGAATGAAAACTATATGTGGTGAGCTTAGCTCTAGGTTCAACAAGAAGTTTATTTGTAACAGAGCGAAGAGAGTAGCAAGAGGAACGATAGGAAAGAAGATCAGACAGATAGCAAGGAGTCAGACCATTAATATTTTAAGGCCTTAGAAGTGAGCAGAAGCAACTTGAAGATAACCCTATAGTATACAGGAAGCCGATGAAGATCAATCGACACAGGGGAGATGTGATCAATCTTCTTTGTAAAAGTGACAACATGAGCAGCAGAATTCTGAACGTGCTGTAGCCTGTCAACAAGATATTTAGGGAGCCCATAAAGAAGAGCATTACAGTAATCAAGTCTGGAAGAAATGAAAGCGTGAATAGTGTGAGCAGCATTGATGACATGATCATTCATTGTATTTGATGATCACTATTATCAACTTAAAACCAggaataacattattattgttattattattattattattattattattattattattattattattattattattatacgcATCCAACAGACCAAAGATCAATGGGAGTGGAATATTCCTATGACAACAGAAGCACAGAGTTAGCAAGAGGCTGGCTCAAAGTTTGACGAATCAATTAATACTAGTGAGCAATACTTTACGATGGTGATGGTTTTAAGcacaaaaaaaatctttaagtgACATTATTTACATGAAAGCTTCTTCGCAGTACTTCGCTGCTGTTTGCTACAGTACAAAGTCCTTCTAGGGAGTTTTTTTTGGTTAGCGTTTACTAAGTATTTGGATGGAACTTTGGGCTGCTAATATTCAAGAGAGGCTAAAGCAAAGGCCATTTGTAAGTAGCAGTTCACCATATGGTTTCTAACACGAGATTATTGCTCAAGAGTATAGGTAATCTTTAGCCAAATAAGCAGTATGAAAACTGCACAGTGTACGTTGGTACCCAGCAACAACTCAGGGGCTCTGTACCACAGGGTCACCACTATAGGGGTGTAATTCTTCAGAGGTGATCCATACTCTCTTGCAAGTCCAAAATCTCCTACCTAGAAATAATAAGCAAAAACATATTTGGTGTTGAAAGGAGATGAtctcatgcaaattcaacaaaaATTCACTTGAGAAAAGACCACAATAATCATTATTCATTTATAGCAGAATGAATAATTACGTGTATatgagaataataattattgtaatgaAAGCCTCACCTTAAGAATTCCTTTATTGCTGAGGAGCAAGCTGGATGCTTTTATATCACGGTGAAGTATCCAATTATCGTGAAGATGGGCAACCGCATGCAGAAGCTGAATCATTTGTGTCTTGATCTCAcctaaaaaaattatattgatATTAAGTAACATCTAAGTTTTATGTAAACCATAATCATACCAAAACTGCCATAATGGCTAAAGGTGCTTCGACAACTGCCATGATCTGCACTCACCAATCCTAAAGCCCTGTGTCATGTGCTCCATCAGAACTTTCAGGTCGTGTTCAACATAGTCCATAACTATGTAGATTTTATCCATGTTGCTGCCAACAACTATTTcctgacaaaaagaaaacatttttgctttataTGATCACACAACTATATAAGCTCTATGCAGAATATTCTTCTCATCCTGGATAATGCTGTAGATAAGCAAAAACTCAGAGCTATAACTGATGGAGAAGAGATAGCAGTAACAGGCTTCACTTAAACTTGCTTGTAGAAGGAAAACacttttgattaaaaaaaataatgcttTCCTGTCTAACAGTGAGACCAGAGATGCTGCTATGTAGATAAAATAACCCtaaaataacattaaattttagcATAGTATTAAAACAGAAGCACAACAAACATTAAGTTTGtctcattggctaaaaaagGTTTAAATTTCTGCAGTTGCTTCAGAAGAATGGTTGGTGCTGTGATAGGAGCAAACACCAAAGTGGCCCAGGCATGATTCCAGGCTAAAATGCTATGTACAGACTACGTGGATTAGTTTGGTATACATATTGTTGAAAACTGAGGGAATAAAGGACAAAATCCAAATTTAGCAAAATACTCTTTTGGGACAACATTACCAAAGACATTATGTATGAGATTCTTTACAGGTTTTCAGTCGTCAACTACAACAGTCCTTTTTTAAGCCAGCCAGCACTCTCTCAAATGATCAGATTCCACTAAAGTAATTATTGATGCAGCAGTTTATAACTATTGTTAAGCAATTTACTGGCCACAGTAAACTTACCATAGAGCAACATAATATGAAGTGCACAGGATAGCTACCCTGACAGTCACAATGTTGGGATGCTGTAAAGTTCTTTTTCGTCTTCCTTTTCTCTGTCAGAGAGCTGATCCAAAGTCATCTAAGAATCAAACTGTCCTTTTCTATTATCCTCCTCTGAACTACTGTCCTCAAGGTCACTTTCAACAATCTCATTGGAGAACTGACCTCTTTCACGTTCAGTCAAGACCCGGGACGGGCCATCTCCTTTCTTCAGTTTACTGGACACTGTGTCTTCCTCACTAACTCGACTATCCTTGCTGGGCCTCTCTGATGACAAGGACTTCCTCCCAATTCCATTGCGGTCTTTGTGCTCTTTGTCCTTCACCTCCCCTCTTGGGGCTTTGTCATTAGACTTTCGCTTGGAAGAATCCTTCCTGGAATGCTTCCAGTCTTTGTTGACTTTACTTTCAGATTTGACATCCCTCGCACTCGATCTGTCTGCTTTGGTTTTAgaaaatttaatattctctttTGGATTGGTTCTTGATTTGTGCTTACTGTGTCCTTCCCTTCCTTTGCCATCAACTTTGTCACCTGATCTGCTTTTCTCTTGTCCCCTAACCTTGCTGTCACTTTTTGCATACATTGTACCTTCTTTCCTCGTAATAATCATATTTTGAATCTTTTCTTTCCTTATCCaaaactttcctttgtttttcactCCTTGCATTTGATGGACCTGACTCCTGCCTCCTTTTATCTCGATGAAGTCGCtccgttttagttttctttccaTACTTGTCATCAGCAGGCCTTGGCCGTTTAAGTAGTTTTAATTCTGAATGAAAGTCCTCTGATTCCAATTCCTCCCGATTTTTCAAAGCAATTGTGCTTGGaattataataatcattattataatcattTTGCATGAGTTACCGGTATATCAATCTTtgttatattaataataattttgatcTCTTCCTTAACACTTCCGAAGTTGTAACAGTGCTTCTGAAATTATACACTGATGCGAAATTGCATAATTTGGCTCTGAGCGCATAATTGCTATGTTTTTTTCATACTTTGAGAGATGCATggaaattttttcatgtaaataTGGTACATTTTCGCTGCAAATAGCCACCGTTTTGTTGCAAAAACgttcacaaatatcgcaaatcAAATCTAAGTCCTATTGAGCCGTTATGAACAAAACCTTTTATATAAGATGACGTcagcatttttttaaactggCTGCAGAGTTTCTGTCCTGTTAAGCTGCAGTGCAGTTTTCCTTCTCTTTAAAATATTGAAGAAACCACCGAAGAACTGCCCAATTTTTCTATCGGCATTGACTTTTTAGGTCCTGATCCAACGAGCAGTAAAAATAAAGCCGACAAAAACTTGCAAGTTGCGCTTTTcgcaaatttaaattttaaattttaaataaaaatgtggCGTGTTTTTGACTAGCCAATAGGcacgtttgtttacttttttgtgCGTTATGAGAATTTTGCGCTCTatcacaataaaaaaaaagcttCTTCGCGCAGATACTTGATGTCACTCTGTTATAAAAGAATTTGTTCATGCTTTTAGCTGTGCATATACATGTATCGAGTTATGGCTGCACTCGGGTACTGggagagcactcaagaagctagagttgCACGCGGCTATTGCCTCCTGCAAATCTTATGCATCTttcgtgctctccaaacttcccgcGTGCAGCCATAACTCGATATACGCATGCTAAGCATGAACAAAttcttaaccaatcacagcttggaaaagaaaaaagaacccTGCTTCAATTTATTTGGTGGCAAAACATCTTTCTTGCCcatgttttcaatttgaaaatggaTAATTTTGTATCAAAAGTAAAACCAAAGAAGATTTGCAAGCTTtataaatttgtaacattaaaaaagtaataattgaaacttaaaaataatttattgcacaATATTGTGCAATTCGCATAATTTGGGCATACATGTAGTCTAGGATTTTTGGCACATaatttgctggaaaaaaaaacatgcataATTCCAAAAACCCTGCTATTATTTCActacaatgggccatttccgagttgctgtttgtctcggtttcgaaatgagtcttggtgctcaactgtTGTAAGGGAAataagtttgatttgcataacaatttgcaactcatttccatttgaatggttgtgcaccaggactcgctttgaaactgaggcatgcagcaactcggaaatgggctattgcaTCCAAAATGCATTCCTCTTCTCATACACCACTGGTAGCTCTGCCAAGCCACCCACCACAACAAAAGCATCTTAAATTGAGTTCATCTCATAGCTAGCAAGAGTTCCTTTCACTAAGTTTATCACCTTCCACACCACTATCATTGTACCATGCATAAAAGACAATAAGCATGTACCTTTACTTTCCACAAAGTCCACATCTTTTGACTTCTTTTCAGAGCTAGGATTCCTTGAAGATAAATTCTCTCTTTCCAGATCATCTTTCAATTTCTCTTTCGAGTCCAAGGCATCCTCAACATTTCCTTCCTTTCCAGTTCTCTTCTTAACAACATCCAGCTGCAAAGTTGAATATTTTTGCTGCTTGTTACTCTTTCCACTTTCTGAATCAGACGAGCTATCACTTATAGCATCTACTTCTatagcaatttcctttttattgtattctttggACAATGAAGGTCTTCAATGCTTGTCATCTTGCTTGCTTTCAGCATCTGATAAATCGCTAAAGATTTCACCTTCTTCCCCTTCTGTGGTCTTTCTTCCCCCTTTAACTCTTCCAGCCCTTTTTACATCTTGAGACGAGCACTGCCTAGTACCAGTCACTGTAAAATGTGCAAGTGTCTATGGTGAATTTAAACACTGAAGCCCCCAAATGCAGAACTTTCTCTAGCATGACAAATGAGAGTACTTCTGCTCTCCCTTCCCCATGGATGCAACAAACCAATGCATGGTACCCCTGACACTGTGTCAAGCAGCCATATCCATTTATACACTTGGCCCTGGTAGTTGAAAGATTGAATGCAGTGTAATAATATCTACAGAATAGACCACTATCCACAAGATAACTCAATTCATTTTCATAGCCATTATCCACTAAATGGTGATTTATCCAAAGGATAGCACTGTCCAATCTTTGAGCAACTAGGGCTTGAGTGGAGAGAAATGGAATGATGGAggattttaaggcaatattccTTATCcaaatgaaaactaattcaTCTTGCAATAAAGTAAAAACCCTTTTGCTATTCAGAAGGTTATTGCATGAATGGAGAGGGTAAACTGGAGTATCTAGATAAAAAAGCCTCCTATCTTGAAGTTGAGATGAACTGGAACTCAGCTGAAATACAATCACAGAGGTGGAAGATGTAATTGTCAGCCTAGAATGGTCTCCCTTCCACTGATCACCCCATCCAACGGGACTTCAGTGAACAGACTAGAAccggcttactgtagtttgcgaaacgaaatggaacaaaacaaaatggaacgaaacgaaatgaaaatctgtagtttgcgaaatgagaatctgtagtttgcgaaataaacatttactttctcgctgca
The Montipora capricornis isolate CH-2021 chromosome 10, ASM3666992v2, whole genome shotgun sequence genome window above contains:
- the LOC138020917 gene encoding cyclin-dependent kinase 11B-like; its protein translation is MRVDRVKKLSSSSSQLQDRRLFYLDTPVYPLHSCNNLLNSKRVFTLLQDELVFIWIRNIALKSSIIPFLSTQALVAQRLDSAILWINHHLVDNGYENELSYLVDSGLFCRYYYTAFNLSTTRAKCINGYGCLTQCQGYHALTLAHFTVTGTRQCSSQDVKRAGRVKGGRKTTEGEEEYNKKEIAIEVDAISDSSSDSESGKSNKQQKYSTLQLDVVKKRTGKEGNVEDALDSKEKLKDDLERENLSSRNPSSEKKSKDVDFVESKANYVPKILDYITIALKNREELESEDFHSELKLLKRPRPADDKYGKKTKTERLHRDKRRQESGPSNARSEKQRKVLDKERKDSKYDYYEERRYNKSRSGDKVDGKGREGHSKHKSRTNPKENIKFSKTKADRSSARDVKSESKVNKDWKHSRKDSSKRKSNDKAPRGEVKDKEHKDRNGIGRKSLSSERPSKDSRVSEEDTVSSKLKKGDGPSRVLTERERGQFSNEIVESDLEDSSSEEDNRKGHFQQYEIVVGSNMDKIYIVMDYVEHDLKVLMEHMTQGFRIGEIKTQMIQLLHAVAHLHDNWILHRDIKASSLLLSNKGILKVGDFGLAREYGSPLKNYTPIVVTLWYRAPELLLGTNEYSTPIDLWSVGCV